A region from the Arcanobacterium buesumense genome encodes:
- a CDS encoding phosphoenolpyruvate carboxykinase (GTP), with protein MTGMYTIEAVREGAPSIAPADLVEWVTEVANLTEPKNIEWVDGSQEEWDRLTSMMVESGMFTRLNPEKRPNSFLARSLPSDVARVESRTFICSEKEEDAGPTNHWADPKKMKETLIGEKGVFRGAMHGRTMYVIPFSMGPLGGPISQLGIELTDSPYVVVNMRIMTRMGIKALELIAEGKQWVPAVHSVGSPLEEGQEDTTWPCNDEKYITHFPETNEIWSFGSGYGGNALLGKKCFALRIASTMARRDTWMAEHMLILRLTDEKTGRQFHVTGAFPSATGKTNLAMLQPTIEGYKVETVGDDIAWMRPGEDGRLRAINPEAGFFGVAPGTSYKTNPMAMETMRANTIFTNVALTDDGDVWWEGIDGETPDHLIDWHGNDWTPESGELAAHPNSRFTTPASQCPIICPDWEAPEGVAIDAILFGGRRATNVPLVAEQYTPAHGVFIGASVASEATAAALDVKAGALRHDPFAMLPFCGYNMADYWGHWLEMQEELGDKFPKIYQVNWFRKDAEGNYIWPGFGDNSRVLDWIVRRVAGEVEAIEGMTGLYPKREDFNLEGSGVSEADWETMYTLDPEAWEAETVETEEYFAKFGDKVPAAVRAELDALRERIAVAKA; from the coding sequence ATGACTGGCATGTACACTATTGAGGCTGTCCGCGAAGGTGCGCCATCGATTGCCCCGGCCGATTTGGTCGAATGGGTTACCGAGGTAGCTAACCTGACCGAGCCAAAGAATATCGAGTGGGTAGATGGATCTCAGGAAGAATGGGATCGCCTCACTTCGATGATGGTTGAATCCGGAATGTTCACTCGCTTGAACCCAGAAAAGCGCCCGAACTCCTTCCTCGCTCGTTCGCTTCCATCGGACGTGGCTCGCGTTGAGTCCCGTACCTTCATCTGTTCTGAGAAGGAAGAAGATGCTGGCCCAACCAACCACTGGGCAGATCCAAAGAAAATGAAGGAAACCCTCATTGGAGAGAAGGGTGTCTTCCGTGGCGCAATGCATGGTCGTACCATGTACGTCATTCCATTCTCGATGGGTCCATTGGGTGGCCCAATCTCCCAGCTCGGCATCGAGCTCACTGACTCCCCATACGTTGTTGTTAACATGCGTATCATGACCCGCATGGGCATCAAGGCTCTCGAGCTAATCGCTGAAGGTAAGCAGTGGGTTCCAGCAGTTCACTCTGTTGGTTCACCTTTGGAAGAGGGTCAGGAAGATACCACATGGCCATGCAACGATGAGAAGTACATTACCCACTTCCCAGAGACCAATGAAATCTGGTCCTTCGGTTCTGGTTACGGCGGCAACGCACTTCTTGGTAAGAAGTGTTTCGCACTCCGTATTGCTTCAACGATGGCTCGTCGGGACACCTGGATGGCAGAGCACATGCTCATCCTGCGTCTAACTGATGAGAAGACTGGTCGCCAGTTCCACGTTACCGGTGCATTCCCAAGCGCTACCGGCAAGACCAACCTTGCTATGTTGCAGCCAACCATTGAGGGCTACAAGGTTGAGACCGTTGGTGACGACATTGCATGGATGCGTCCTGGTGAAGATGGCCGCTTGCGCGCTATCAACCCAGAAGCTGGCTTCTTCGGTGTTGCTCCAGGAACCTCGTACAAGACCAACCCAATGGCTATGGAAACCATGCGGGCCAACACCATTTTCACCAACGTCGCATTGACCGACGACGGCGATGTATGGTGGGAAGGTATCGACGGCGAGACCCCAGATCACTTGATCGACTGGCATGGTAATGACTGGACTCCAGAGTCTGGCGAGCTAGCTGCTCACCCGAACTCACGTTTCACCACTCCAGCATCCCAGTGCCCAATTATTTGCCCTGATTGGGAAGCTCCAGAAGGTGTTGCTATTGACGCAATTCTCTTCGGTGGCCGTCGTGCAACCAACGTTCCACTCGTTGCTGAGCAGTACACCCCAGCTCACGGTGTCTTCATTGGTGCTTCGGTTGCTTCAGAAGCTACCGCAGCAGCTCTTGATGTCAAGGCTGGCGCTCTACGTCACGATCCATTCGCAATGCTCCCATTCTGTGGCTACAACATGGCTGATTACTGGGGCCACTGGCTTGAAATGCAAGAAGAGCTCGGTGACAAGTTCCCGAAGATCTACCAGGTCAACTGGTTCCGCAAGGACGCTGAGGGCAACTACATTTGGCCAGGATTCGGCGACAACTCCCGTGTTCTCGACTGGATCGTTCGCCGCGTAGCTGGTGAAGTTGAGGCTATCGAAGGTATGACTGGTCTTTACCCGAAGCGTGAAGACTTCAACCTTGAAGGCTCCGGTGTTTCTGAAGCTGACTGGGAGACGATGTACACCCTCGATCCAGAAGCTTGGGAAGCTGAAACAGTCGAGACTGAAGAGTACTTCGCCAAGTTCGGCGACAAGGTTCCAGCAGCTGTTCGTGCAGAACTTGATGCTCTTCGTGAGCGCATTGCTGTAGCTAAGGCCTGA